TTCCTGCTGCCGATCATGCAGCGCTTCATCGACGTGCCGCGCCACGATGGCAGCACCCGCGCCCTGATCCTGGTGCCGACCCGCGAGCTGGCGCGTCAGATCCATATCCATTTCATGCGCCTGGGAAGCTACACGCGCCTGACCAGCGGCGTCATCACCGGCGGCGAGTCCAAAGCCCATCAGATCGCGACCCTGCGCAAAAATCCCGAGATCCTGGTGGCCACACCGGGACGCCTGCTCGAATTCCTGGAGACGGGTCAGGCAAACCTGCGCGACCTGGAGTTCCTCGTGCTCGACGAGGCCGACCGCATGCTCGACATGGGCTTTGCCGACGACGTGCTGGCGATCATCCGTTACAGCCGTCCCGAGCGCCAGTCGCTGCTGTTCTCGGCGACGCTTGAGCAGCGGGGTCTGAGTCAGATCACCGAGCGTCTGCTGCGCGATCCGCAGCGGGTCGATGTCGATCCGGTCCGCCAACAGCATCCGGACATCGCGCATTGCATGTTGCTGAGCGATGGGCTGGAACACAAACAACAGCAACTGCTGTGGTTGCTGCGCCATGAGACCTATGAAAAGGCCCTGATCTTCACCAACACCCGCGAGGGGGCCGTGGCGCTGGGCAACTTCCTCCAAGGCCAACAGCAGCGGGTTGCCGTGCTGCATGGCGAACTCGATCAACGTGAGCGCAACCGCGTCATGGGCCTGCTGCACAGCGGGCGTGTGAATACGCTCATCGCGACCGACCTGGCGGCGCGCGGCATTGATGTACCGGGCGTGCAGCGGGTGTTCAATTTCGACCTGCCGCGCCGGGGGGACGACTATCTGCATCGTACCGGACGCACCGGACGCGCGGGTGAGGCGGGCGTGGCCATCTCGCTGGTCGGCCCGCCCGAATGGAATCGGATGGAAAGCATCGCGCGCTATCTCAACCTGACCTTCGAGCCGCGCGAGATTGAAGGACTCAAGGCCAGCTTCAAGGGACCGACAAAGCGCAACAAACCGAGCAAGCCGGCCGCGACGAGCGGCAAGCGCAAGTCCACAGCCGCCGCGGAAGAGAAACCGCGCAAGAAGGAGCGTCTGCGCGACCGCAAGAACATCGGCAAACGGCGCGTGCCCACGAGCGCCAAGGCGCAAGAGGCCGGCCATGCGCCGCTGACACGGCGCGCACGCGAGCATGCCAAGCCGGACGCGGACTGAGAGGTTTCGAGCAGAGTACAGCCCTCCGAAGGCTGTGCTCTCTCACTGCAAAACCGTCTGCTCTCTACTTGGTCAGGGGCGAGAGAGCGTCAAGCCCTACCCCATCAGCCACATTCGACCGAATCGCCCACCCTCAGCGCAAGCTGCCGATCGGCACGCCCCTGATTGACCGCGATCTCGATCAAACCTAGGGCGTTCTCATACCAGAACGCCTGTCCCGGCTCGACCTCGCAGAAGGTCCGGGCACGGGGCAGCGGCTGCCCCCGAACCCGCAACACAGCCTTGGCACCAACACCGGACGCACGCACGCCCGTCATCAGATTGCCGAAATGGTCGACATAGACGATGGTCGCGCGTTCGTCCGGCCAGTAGGCACCGACCAGGTCAGCCGGTGCCAGTAGCGTCAGCTCCAGATCCTCACTCAGAACCAGCCGCGCGGCGGCCGGCGCGAACCAGTCGCGTCCGTGGAAGCTCGCCGACATCCGCTCCGGCTGCCAACCGATCCGCCACACAGCCCCATCACCGGCACGCCGTGCCACCAGCGCAAACAACCCATTGTCCGGCCCGATCAACCAGTGACCATCGGCCCGGACCAGCAATCCGGCACGCTCACCGCCAACTCCCGGATCGACGACACAGAGCACGAGCGAGTCGCGCGGCAGATCGCGCAACAGCGCCGGGAGCAGATAAGCGGCCAGATCCGGCCTGAAAGGCGGCAGATCCTGCATGAGGCCCACGCAGGGGACACCGGGCGCGAGCGCATGCAGACGCGCCTGCATCTGCCCAACATAAAGATCCGCGCCAAAGTCCGTGGCGAGCAGAATACGGTCGATAGCAGGCTGAGCAGACATGAATCGGATCTCGCTGGATCGAAGCCAGAGGCGTTTCGAGCAGACACAAAAAAGCCGAGCACGAGCCCGGCTTTTTAAGGCATCCTGGAACCGGGTCGACTCATTCTACCGAGTCCCCCACTCCAGACAGGACGCACCTCAATCCTCGTCGTCCTCGACTGCCACAGCCGTCGCCGGACGGTCGACCAGCTCGACATAGGCCATGGGCGCGGCGTCGCTGTGACGATAGCCGCACTTGAGGATACGCAGATAACCGCCCGGACGGCCCTGATAACGCGGTCCCAGCTCGACGAACAGCTTGCCGACCGCTTCCTTGTCGCGCAGACGCGAGAACGCCAGACGGCGCGTGTGAACGGAGTCGGTCTTGGCCAGGGTGATCAAGGGCTCGGCGACGCGACGCAGTTCCTTGGCCTTGGGCAGTGTGGTCTTGATCAGCTCGTGACGGAAGAGCGAGGAAGCCATGTTGCGGAACATGGCCTCGCGGTGTGAGCTGGTGCGATTCAGTTGCCTTCCGGCTTTGCGGTGACGCATGGTCCTGATCCCGAAATAATCGTTAAATCGTTAGATGGCGTGGGTCGGCCGGTGCGGATCCTGATGCCGGATCCGCACGCCGGCCTTAGCGAATACTGAGTTCGGCGATGTTCTCGGGCGGCCAGTTCTCGAGACGCATGCCCAATGACAGCCCGCGCGTGGCCAGCACGTCCTTGATCTCGGTGAGCGACTTCTTGCCCAGGTTGGGCGTCTTGAGCAGCTCGACCTCGGTGCGCTGGATCAGGTCGCCGATCAGATAGATGTTCTCGGCCTTGAGGCAGTTGGCCGAACGCACCGTCAGCTCCAGGTCGTCGACCGGACGCAGCAGGATCGGATCGTAAGGCGACTCGTCGCGCGACTCCTGGACCTGGGTCTCGGCCGGCGCCGTGCCTTCCAGCGCCACGAAGCTCGACAGCTGATCGCGCAGGATAGTGGCCGCGCGCTGGATGGTCTCTTTCGGATCGATGGTGCCGTTGGTCTCCAGATCGATCACCAGCCGGTCGAGGTCGGTGCGCTGTTCGACACGCGCCGATTGCACTTCGATGGCCACGCGCCGCACCGGACTGAAGGAGGCGTCGATCGGCAGCTTGCCGATCGGCCGATCCTCGGCGCCCTCGAGCTCGCGCTGGCTCGCCGGCTCATAGCCGCGACCGCGACGCACGGTCAGCGTCATGCTCAGCTCGCCACCGGTCGTCAGGTTGGCGATCACCAGCTCGGGGTTGGCGATCTCAGCCGTATGATCGATGGCGATGTCGGCGGCTGTCACCGGTCCCGGACCGCGTTTGCTCAGCGCAAAGGTTGCCTCGTCCTTGCCCTGGAGCACAATGGCAAGCTGTTTGAAGTTGAGCAGGATTTCGAGCACATCCTCCTGCACACCCTCCAGCGTGGTGTACTCGTGCAATACGCCCTGGATCTCGACTTCCGTTACGGCGTACCCGTCCATCGACGACAGCAAGATCCGCCGCAGCGCGTTGCCGAGCGTGTGGCCGAAACCGCGCTCGAGCGGCTCCAGCGAGACCCGCGAGTGACACGGGTTGCCGTCGACCTGCTCGACTTTGACGATGCGCGGTTTGAGAAATTCGCCAATAGCGTCAGTCATTCAGTGCCTCTCAGGGTGCTCCTTACTTGGAGTACAGCTCGACGATCAGGGATTCATTGATGTCGGCTGGCAGATCCGAACGGTCCGGGATGCGCTTGAAGACACCCTTCAGACCCTTGCTGTCGACCTCGACCCAATCCGGGAAGCCGTACTGCTCGGCCAGCGCCATGGCGTTCTGTACGCGCACCTGCTTCTTGGCCGCTTCGCGGACTTCGACGTGGTCGTCAGCATTCACCTGATAGGAGGCGATGTTGACGATACGGCCGTTGACCAGGATGCCCTTGTGACTGACGAGCTGACGCGCCTCGGCCCGGGTGGCACCAAAGCCCATCCGGTAGACGACGTTGTCGAGTCGGCGCTCGAGGATCTGCAACAGGTTTTCACCGGTCGCGCCCTTGGACTGAGCCGCCTTTTTGTAGTAATTGCGGAACTGGCGCTCAAGCACACCGTAGATACGGCGCACCTTCTGCTTCTCGCGCAGCTGCACGCCATAGTCGGAGAGGCGGCGGCGACGGTCGGTCGTCTGACCGGGCTGCTTCTCCAGCTTACATTTGGTATCGAGCGAACGCGCGCGGCTCTTGAGCGAAAGGTCTACACCCTCGCGCCGCGCCAGCTTGCAGGTCGGGCCTATGTAACGTGCCATGTGTCTTCCTGTTGAACTGTCGGACCGTCAGACGCGCCGCTTCTTGGGCGGGCGGCAGCCGTTGTGCGGGATGGGCGTCACGTCGGTGATGCTGGTGATCTTGAAACCGGCATTGTTGAGCGCGCGCACGGCGGACTCGCGTCCCGGTCCCGGCCCCTTGACGTTGACATCCAGGTTGCGCAGACCGTACTCCTTCGCGGCTTGACCAGCCTTGTCGGCGGCGACCTGTGCGGCAAAGGGCGTGCTCTTGCGCGAGCCGCGGAAACCCGAGCCGCCGGAGGTCGCCCAGGCCAGGGCATTGCCCTGCCGGTCGGTGATGGTAATGATAGTGTTGTTGAAGGAGGCATGGACGTGGGCGACCCCGTCCGCGACCTGCTTCTTGATTTTCTTCTTCGTGTTGCGAATCGGTTTAGCCATTCGACGTAATCCAGCTCATCTGGCCGAGCGCGAGCGCTTAGCGTTTGATCGGGCGACGCGGCCCCTTGCGGGTCCGGGCGTTGGTACGGGTGCGCTGACCGCGCAGCGGCAACCCGCGACGGTGACGGATGCCCCGGTAGCAGCCGAGATCCATCAGCCGCTTGATGTTCATCGACACCTCGCGCCGCAGATCGCCCTCGACCGAATACTTCGCGACCTCATTACGCAGCTTGTCGACTTCTTCTTCCGTGAGGCTCTGCACCTTGGTGGTACGCGCGATACCCGCTGCATCGCAAATCAGACCCGCACGGGTACGACCAATGCCATAGATCGCGGTCAACGCGATCACGGCGTGTTTTTTATCTGGGATGTTGACGCCGGCGATACGGGCCATGTTTACGAACCCCTTAGTCCTAAATGCTCAGCGGGTAAACCGCGCAGTATATCAAACAGTTTGTTCAGGTCAACCAAGGATCGATCAACCCTGGCGCTGCTTGTGACGCGGATCGGAACAGATCACACGCACCGAACCATTGCGCCGAATGATTCGGCAGTTTCTGCACAGCTTTTTGACGGATGCACGCACTTTCATGTTTTGTCTCCTGAACCGCGTCCACGTACGACAGGCGGTGTTTGCAATGAACCGACCGTCCGAGAGCGACTCCGGACGGTCGCCGCGCTGGACGCGGTCTACCAAGATTTGTTGACGGCTTCAGCGCAGCAGTCCGCCGCCCGGAGC
The sequence above is drawn from the Allochromatium vinosum DSM 180 genome and encodes:
- the rpsK gene encoding 30S ribosomal protein S11; amino-acid sequence: MAKPIRNTKKKIKKQVADGVAHVHASFNNTIITITDRQGNALAWATSGGSGFRGSRKSTPFAAQVAADKAGQAAKEYGLRNLDVNVKGPGPGRESAVRALNNAGFKITSITDVTPIPHNGCRPPKKRRV
- the rpsM gene encoding 30S ribosomal protein S13 yields the protein MARIAGVNIPDKKHAVIALTAIYGIGRTRAGLICDAAGIARTTKVQSLTEEEVDKLRNEVAKYSVEGDLRREVSMNIKRLMDLGCYRGIRHRRGLPLRGQRTRTNARTRKGPRRPIKR
- the rplQ gene encoding 50S ribosomal protein L17, with amino-acid sequence MRHRKAGRQLNRTSSHREAMFRNMASSLFRHELIKTTLPKAKELRRVAEPLITLAKTDSVHTRRLAFSRLRDKEAVGKLFVELGPRYQGRPGGYLRILKCGYRHSDAAPMAYVELVDRPATAVAVEDDED
- a CDS encoding SAM hydrolase/SAM-dependent halogenase family protein, with amino-acid sequence MSAQPAIDRILLATDFGADLYVGQMQARLHALAPGVPCVGLMQDLPPFRPDLAAYLLPALLRDLPRDSLVLCVVDPGVGGERAGLLVRADGHWLIGPDNGLFALVARRAGDGAVWRIGWQPERMSASFHGRDWFAPAAARLVLSEDLELTLLAPADLVGAYWPDERATIVYVDHFGNLMTGVRASGVGAKAVLRVRGQPLPRARTFCEVEPGQAFWYENALGLIEIAVNQGRADRQLALRVGDSVECG
- a CDS encoding DEAD/DEAH box helicase, with amino-acid sequence MNTHFSEFLLPDALMRGLANEGYTTPTPVQAQVIPLAMDGVDLLVSAATGSGKTAAFLLPIMQRFIDVPRHDGSTRALILVPTRELARQIHIHFMRLGSYTRLTSGVITGGESKAHQIATLRKNPEILVATPGRLLEFLETGQANLRDLEFLVLDEADRMLDMGFADDVLAIIRYSRPERQSLLFSATLEQRGLSQITERLLRDPQRVDVDPVRQQHPDIAHCMLLSDGLEHKQQQLLWLLRHETYEKALIFTNTREGAVALGNFLQGQQQRVAVLHGELDQRERNRVMGLLHSGRVNTLIATDLAARGIDVPGVQRVFNFDLPRRGDDYLHRTGRTGRAGEAGVAISLVGPPEWNRMESIARYLNLTFEPREIEGLKASFKGPTKRNKPSKPAATSGKRKSTAAAEEKPRKKERLRDRKNIGKRRVPTSAKAQEAGHAPLTRRAREHAKPDAD
- a CDS encoding DNA-directed RNA polymerase subunit alpha; its protein translation is MTDAIGEFLKPRIVKVEQVDGNPCHSRVSLEPLERGFGHTLGNALRRILLSSMDGYAVTEVEIQGVLHEYTTLEGVQEDVLEILLNFKQLAIVLQGKDEATFALSKRGPGPVTAADIAIDHTAEIANPELVIANLTTGGELSMTLTVRRGRGYEPASQRELEGAEDRPIGKLPIDASFSPVRRVAIEVQSARVEQRTDLDRLVIDLETNGTIDPKETIQRAATILRDQLSSFVALEGTAPAETQVQESRDESPYDPILLRPVDDLELTVRSANCLKAENIYLIGDLIQRTEVELLKTPNLGKKSLTEIKDVLATRGLSLGMRLENWPPENIAELSIR
- the rpsD gene encoding 30S ribosomal protein S4; the protein is MARYIGPTCKLARREGVDLSLKSRARSLDTKCKLEKQPGQTTDRRRRLSDYGVQLREKQKVRRIYGVLERQFRNYYKKAAQSKGATGENLLQILERRLDNVVYRMGFGATRAEARQLVSHKGILVNGRIVNIASYQVNADDHVEVREAAKKQVRVQNAMALAEQYGFPDWVEVDSKGLKGVFKRIPDRSDLPADINESLIVELYSK
- the rpmJ gene encoding 50S ribosomal protein L36; the protein is MKVRASVKKLCRNCRIIRRNGSVRVICSDPRHKQRQG